In one Mobula hypostoma chromosome 17, sMobHyp1.1, whole genome shotgun sequence genomic region, the following are encoded:
- the rbm48 gene encoding RNA-binding protein 48 — protein sequence MATQPVLPLGHHRQREVCSTRPGYREGRRPRAVKVYTINLESRHLLIQGVPAVGVMKELIELFALYGTIEEYYALDEYPAEEFTEVYYIKYQKLQSARIAKRKQDEKSFFGGLLHVCYAPEFETIDDTRAKLNERRRYIMKSTGNKGAFIGDDDVRNPVMSTNVTKGRLSEKLEKCEGSELNQQEWNVDFSMCGYPMLLPPPQEDSQESSKSKFRQEYPQMPSSHETLPKGAPSLDNGFEFELSSFHKQHLNKSYNCSNSWSSDTKQQVSNIRTCASRFVPRNTQLEVRKKINQQSDINIFSGLPADNTTVMIGPKRPELPKVDMGDNSLNISASMIRNKLTEVLSVPTTKAEEIHTKPPKQRRRI from the exons ATGGCGACGCAGCCGGTGCTACCGCTCGGCCACCACCGGCAGCGGGAGGTGTGCTCCACTCGGCCAGGCTACCGGGAGGGCCGCAGACCCCGTGCCGTCAAG GTGTACACAATAAATCTGGAATCCAGACATCTGCTAATCCAGGGAGTGCCAGCTGTGGGAGTCATGAAGGAACTGATAGAACTCTTTGCTTTATATGGAACTATTGAAGAATATTATGCACTGGATGAGTACCCAGCTGAGGAATTCACTGAAGTTTATTATATCAAATACCAAAAGCTACAAAGTGCAAG GATAGCAAAACGCAAACAGGATGAGAAAAGCTTTTTTGGGGGTTTGCTTCATGTGTGCTATGCCCCAGAATTTGAAACAATTGACGATACAAGAGCAAAATTAAATGAGAGGAGAAGGTACATAATGAAATCAACAGGCAATAAAG GTGCATTTATAGGAGATGATGATGTTAGGAACCCAGTTATGTCAACAAATGTTACAAAGGGAAGACTTTCTGAAAAGCTTGAAAAATGTGAAGGATCAGAACTCAACCAACAAGAATGGAATGTAGATTTCTCCATGTGTGGTTACCCAATGTTATTGCCTCCACCACAGGAAGACAGTCAAGAGTCTTCCAAATCAAAGTTCAGACAGGAATATCCACAAATGCCTTCATCACATGAAACATTACCTAAAGGTGCACCTAGTTTGGACAACGGTTTTGAATTTGAATTATCTTCTTTTCACAAACAACACTTGAACAAATCTTATAATTGCAGCAACTCTTGGAGTTCAGACACCAAACAACAAGTTTCAAACATTAGAACCTGTGCCTCTAGATTTGTTCCAAGAAATACCCAGCTGGAGGTCAGGAAGAAAATAAACCAACAATCGGACATTAACATATTTTCAGGATTACCTGCTGATAATACCACAGTCATGATAGGACCAAAACGTCCAGAGTTACCTAAGGTAGACATGGGTGATAATTCTTTAAACATCTCTGCTTCTATGATCCGAAACAAACTGACAGAG GTATTGTCTGTCCCCACAACCAAGGCCGAAGAGATACATACAAAACCTCCAAAGCAGCGTCGTCGAATCTAA